The genomic window agaaaagaaaagaaaaggaagagagccCAGAACTTTCTCCCCACCAGCACATACCAAGGAAAAACCATGTGAGGCCTCAGCAACAAGGCCGGAAGAGAGATTTCACAGAAACCAAATCAGCAGGCACCTTCGGACCTCCAACCTCTAgaactaggagaaaatatatttctgttgtttaagcgcCCCAGTCTGTGGTCTTCTGTTAAGTCAGCCCAAGCTGACCAAGACACCTTCCCTGCTGCTAAAGAGGTAGCCATTATTCTGGATATGTCAACTTTTTCTTCTCATAGAAAAACCATGTAGTGTTTCCCTGTGTATATTTTTTTGCCTAAAATTTTGAGATTTACATACATAGCCTTCAGgacttttttttcactcagcatatgttttgggttttttgttgttgttgttttgttttgttttgttataagattttatttattcatttttaaaaaagattttatttatttatttgacagagatcacaagtaggcagagaggcaggcagatagagagaggtggaagcaggctccctgctgagcagagagcccgacgtgggactcgatcccaggatgccgggatcatgacctaagctgaaagcagaggcttcaacccactgagccacccaggtgcccctatttattcatttgacagagagatagagagagagcacaagtaggcagaggaagagggagaagcaggctctccactgagcagggagcccgatgtggagctccatctcaggaccctgggatcatgacccaagccgaaggcagccactcaaccaactgagccacccaggtgccccaacattatGTTTTAAGACTTACACGTGTTGCTACATATAACTATAGTCGATTTGCATATATAGATCATATGGCATGGGCCATTCTGTCAGTGGATAGATGGCTGATttccattgtttgtttgttttttaagattttatttatttaacagagagagagagaaatcacaagtaggcagagagagagggggaagcaggctccctgctgaggagagagcccgattcggggctcgatcccaggaccctgaggtcatgacccgagccacccaggcacccctgttttgttttgtttttttaatgatttctggtGTTTCTTTTATGAGCAGagctgcctttttatttttttaaagatttttattttttgtttattcatgagagacacagagagagagaggcatagggagaagcaggctcccggcagagcagggggagcccaatgtgggactcgatccaggaccctggggtcatgacctgagcagaaagcagtcgcttaaccaactgaactacccggGTGCCCTCAGGTGAATTTCCATAGACAAAAGATGCAAGAATTCTGAGCGCCATTTCATCCCAGTGAAAGTCTTTGGCCATGAATGACAAAAATGAGGCATAGTCTGAAGTGCAAGAACCAGGCCAAGGGGTGCTTGTAGCAGAGAAGTGAGTGACAAAGAAAGAACAGATTGTTAAATCAGTGCCAGGGGAACTCTGGGTGTTAATTGAGAAAAGTAAAGCTAGAACCCCACTTAACCTGATATAATGAATAAAGGTAGGtaacaatgtattttttcttcttttaaagattttatttattcatttgacagagagaaacacagagagggaacacaagcagggaagcaggagagggagaagcaggcttcccgccgagcagggagcccaatgctgggctcgatcccaggaccctgggatcatgattgagccgaaggcagatacttaatgactgagccacccaggcgccccaacaatgtatactcaaaaaaaaaaaaaaaaaaaaaagcacccaacTTTATGTActcttaaaaatgcagattttgaggGCCTCATGACAGAGTTGAAGAATGAAAAGCCCTGAGGCAGGTCCCAGAAAACTGCATCTTCAACAAGTTTCCTAGGTGATAAAAAAcattcatctgtaaatatttcctacattttcttgtagcacttttataattttaaggtggACAAGGCATGATTCAAAGCCAGAAGTCATTACAGAAAATATCAGTAGATAAGgctatgtaaaataaaaaacttctatttgtcaataaaaagaaatctcctggggcatctgggtggatcagtgggtaaagcctctgcgtttggctcaggtcatgatctcagggtcctgggatggagctccacatcaggctctctgctcagtggggagattgctcttccctccccctgcctgcctacttgtgctctctctctctgtcaaataaataaatataatcttaaaaaaaaaaaaaaaagaaatctcccatGAACCAAAAGTGAAAGGCAAAcaatgagctaaaaataaaaattacaaaatatatgacaaagaaaaatatgaaaaggggTCAATAACCTTCAAATGTAATGAGCacttataaatcaataagaaaaaaattcctataaAAGAACAGGCAAAGGACATAAATAGGTAATTCATTTACATAAGACATGTAAATGTCTAATAGTATGTCAaaatattattactaatattCCACTTTCATCTGTCCAGttttttctcaataaaaaatgtggcatatatatatatagtgaaagaTTATTCagccactaaaaaagaaaaaaattctgccaTTTATGACAGCATTGACAGACCCTGAGGccattatattaagtgaaataagtaagacagagaaagacaagtactatatGATGTTACTTGTACATGGAATCTAAGGAAACTGAACTCAggtacagaaaacaaattattgCTTGTcagaggcagggagtggggaagTGTGACAGGTAGGGGAAAtgggaaggtggtcaaaaggtacagatTTTAGGTAAAAGGTATAAAAGTTCTGGAGATACAATGCAtaacatggtgattatagttaactactgtattgtatatttgaaggttgctaagagagtagatcttaaaagttctcatcagaaGAGGAGAAACTAGGTGAAGTGATAGTTGTTAACTAAACTGATTGGGGTAGTCATTTTGCAACATATACATTcaccaaatcattatgttgtctacctttttttaaaagatttttatttatttatttgacattatttatttatttatttatttatttatttatttatttatttgaaatcacaagtaggcagagaggcaggcagagagaggggaagggaagcaggctccccactaagcagagagcctgatgaggggctcaattccaagaccctaagatcatgacctgagccaaaggcagaggctttaatccactgagccacccaggcacccctatgttgtCTACCTTAAACTACTATAAGTTAGGTGTACATCATTATAGCTCAAGAAGTCTGGAAAATTTTTAAGATATGAAATAATGGTGATTTACTCTCTCATCAAAgatacaggtttaaaaaaaaaaaaaagatacaggttTTCGGGCCTTAGCTGTCAGGACCACGGGGTGCATCTGGGTGGACAAGATTACAGAAGATCGTGAGCCTCTCCGCAAGTGCTTGAAGGATGAAGATCCCTATGTTCGGAAAACAGCAGCGGTCTGTGTGGCAAAACTCCGTGATATCAATTCCCAAATGGTGGAAGATCAGGGATTTCTGGATTCTATGTGGGATCTCATAGCAGATTCAAATCCAGTGGTGGTGGCTAATGCTGTAGCAGCGTTATCTGAAATCAGTGAACCTCACCCAAACAGCAACCTACTCGATCTGAACCCACAGAACATTAACAAGCTGCTGACAGCCCTGAATGAGTGCACTGAATGGGACCAGATTTTCATCTTGGACTGCCTATCCAGTTACAACCCTAAAGATGACCGGGAGGCTCAGAGCATCTGTGAGCGTGTAACTCCCCGGCTATCTCATGCCAACTCAGCAGTGGCGCTTTCAGCGGTAAAAGTCCTAATGAAGTTTCTAGAGTTGTTACCCAAGGACTCTGACTACTACAATATGCTGCTGAAAAAGTCGGCCCCTCCACTTGTCACTTTGCTGTCTGGGGAGCCAGAGGTGCAGTACGTCGCCCTGAGGAATATCAATCTAATTGTCCAGAAAAGGCCTGAAATCTTGAAGCAGGAAATCAAAGTCTTCTTTGTGAAGTACAATGATCCCATCTATGTTAAACTAGAGAAATTGGACATCATGATACGTTTAGCATCCCAAGCCAACATTGCTCAGGTTCTGGCAGAGTTAAAGGAATATGCCACAGAAGTGGATGTTGACTTTGTTCGCAAGGCTGTGCGGGCCATCGGGCGGTGCGCCATCAAAGTGCAGCAATCTGCAGAGCGTTGTGTGAGCACATTGCTTGATCTCATCCAGACCAAAGTAAATTATGTGGTCCAAGAGGCAATTGTCGTCATCAGGGACATCTTTCGCAAATACCCCAGCAAGTATGAAAGTATCATTGCCACTCTGTGTGAGAATTTAGACTCGCTGGAGGAACCAGACTCCCGAGCAGCTATGATTTGGATTGTAGGAGAATATGCTGAGAGAATTGACAATGCAGATGAGTTACTAGAGAGCTTCCTGGAGGGTTTTCATGATGAGAGCACCCAGGTGCAGCTCACTCTGCTTACTGCCATCGTGAAGCTGTTTCTCAAGAAACCGTCAGAAACACAGGAGCTGGTACAGCGAGTCTTGAGTTTGGCAACAGAGGATTCTGATAATCCTGACCTTCGAGACCGGGGCTATATTTATTGGCGCCTTCTCTCAACGGACCCTGTCACAGCCAAAGAAGTAGTCTTGTCTGAGAAGCCACTGATCTCTGAGGAGACAGATCTTATTGAGCCAACTCTGCTGGATGAGCTGATCTGCCACATTGGATCTTTGGCTTCCGCGTACCATAAGCCTCCCAATGCTTTTGTGGAAGGAAGTCACGGAATCCATCGCAAACACTTGCCAATACATCACGGGAGCACTGATGCAGGTGACAGCCCTGTAGGCACCACCACTGCCACGAACCTGGAACAGCCTCAGGTCATCCCCTCTCAAGGTGACCTTCTAGGAGACCTTTTAAACCTTGACCTCGGTCCCCCAGTCAATGTGCCACAGGTGTCCTCCATGCAGATGGGAGCTGTGGATCTCTTGGGAGGAGGACTAGATAGTCTGGTGGGACAGTCCTTCATCCCctcatcagtgcctgcaaccttTGCTCCTTCACCTACTCCTGCTGTGGTCAGCAGTGGTCTGAATGACCTGTTTGAACTCTCCACGGGAATAGGCATGGCTCCTGGTGGATATGTAGCTCCTAAGGCTGTCTGGCTGCCAGCAGTAAAAGCTAAAGGCTTGGAGATTTGCGGAACATTTACTCACTGCCAAGGGCACATCTATACGGAAATGAACTTCACCAACAAAGCTTTGCAGCACATGACAGACTTTGCAATCCAGTTTAACAAGAACAGCTTCGGGGTCATCCCTAGCACTCCTCTGGCCATCCATACACCAGTGATGCCAAACCAGAGCATTGAcgtctccctgcctctcaacaCCTTGGGCCCAGTCATGAAGATGGAACCTCTGAATAACCTGCAGGTGGCTGTGAAAAACAATATTGATGCCTTTTACTTCAGCTGCCTCATCCCACTCAATGTGCTTTTTGTAGAAGATGGCAAAATGGAGCGCCAGGTCTTCCTTGCCACATGGAAGGATATTCCCAATGAAAATGAACTTCAGTTTCAGATTAAGGAATGTCATTTAAATGCTGACACTGTTTCCAGCAAATTGCGAAACAACAATGTTTATACTATTGCCAAGAGGAATGTGGAAGGGCAGGACATGCTGTACCAATCCCTGAAGCTCACTAATGGTATTTGGATTTGGGCTGAGCTACGTATCCAGCCAGGAAACCCAAATTATACGCTGTTGCTGAAGTGCAGAGCTCCTGAAGTCTCCCAGTACACCTATCAGGTCTACGACAGCGTTTTGAAAAACTAATGGACTGGTCCGGGGCCCTCCCGCCACGCCGTGATTGGTGCAAAGCCAAGAACTCTTAACTGGAAGAAGTCATATTGCCGTGTAGAATCTGAACCCAAACACACTGAGGCCGCCCACCAAGGTAGTGACTAGTCTAACCTGTGCTAACATCAGGGCACAACCTGTTGGATAGTTTCAGCTTCCTGTGAACATTTGTAACCCCTGCTTCGATCACGTCCCACCTCGTGCCGCCTGCCACTGCGATCTGTCCTTACTTGTGAGCTTCTCCGTAGTGTGCCAGTGGCTGGCATTTTTGAGTGTAGTTTGATATTTTGTAATTGAGAGCTcatttcaaaagcagaaaaagacaaaaaatattaaagcaagGAAAAGTGTCactgaaacataaaaaaaaaaaagatacaggttTTTATCTCAACAGTCCTCCTCAATAATTCTGAAAGTAAAGAAACAACTTTCTTCAGGACAGATCTAGTTTCTGGTTCTGTACTTCAaaggctctctttttttttaaggtttcatttatttatttgacagagagagcacaggtaggggaagcagcaggcagagggagaaggagaagtaggctctctgccgagcaagaagcctgatgcgatgcggggctgatcccaggaccctgagatcatgacctgagccaaaggtagacgcctaactgactgagccctccaggcgcccctcttctctctattttgtttcttctgtttctgctattcttttagtaactttttaaaaaagattttatttatttatttatttatttgagagacagacagaacatgagcagggggaggagctgaaggagagagagagggacaagcagactccctgcggagctcgGAGCCTGAGTTAGGGCCCCATtcctggaccccgagatcatgacctgagccaaagatgtttaacagactgagcacCCAAGCACCTCTCTTTTTGTAACTTCTTAAGCTAGACACTTAGCTCATTCATCTTTAGGCTTTCTTCTTATATAAGCAATTCAagggcaaaagaaaaatcttaCTTTTTATGGTTAAAGCATAGATATACACAATGAATGATACAGCACAGCACAGAAATCTACAGTGCATCTGTGGTCTTAAAATTATATAGACAGGGAATTATATAGGTGATTAGGGAAAGAAATGTCTAAAACGTTTCCTTAAGGGGATAATAATGAAAGAAACATTGAAAAACACCACCCTAAGACCGGGATCTGAGAGAAAGTAGTTAACTTGGAAAGTTCATGTGGCACcaatggggaggggaagaagtgATACAGGACGGAAGGCAGCCAAGAGGCAGGATGCTTTCAGGCCAGCTTCCACTGTGGAACTCCAGGGGGCATCACCTCCCAAGTCATGCCATCTACACTGAGGGAGCCCAGGTATTTATTCACTAGCTCCTGGCCGGCTTTCGTTGAGGGCTGCTCCCAGGGAGTAATTCTTCACTCTTCCGGCCCGCCACACAGGACAGCGACGGGGTTTGGAACAGTCTTGGGAACCAGAACATGCTGGCACTAGCTATTGGCCGTATCCTGCAGTAGTCCACCGGGgcacaagaaaaagagagatatgGGTGGTCAGTGCCCCCTGCCACACTCTTGttacttaaaataatagaaagtgCTATTAGGAGAAAATTTCTGATATGAATAATCACAAGCAGCACTTTTCACAAAGCCCTCAGAGAGACCCAGCTGTCATGTAGGTGCTGCTGGACTGAACAAGGTCAATGGTCCTTATGGTCAGTCACACATCATCAGGGTGCTTCAAGTCTAACCCATCTTTCCTAGAGATGCAATGTTATAAAttacgttttttttttcttttaagattttatcataAGTAATGCCTACacccaaatgtggggctcgaactcacaaccctgagatcaagagttgcatgctctaacaGCTGAACCAGCCCCCACCCTGTTCTTTTCTCGCGAGCTCATTCTGTGGTCTTTCTGAGAAGTGTTTCCTCTGATGTCTCATCTCTTCTTAAGCGTTTCCAAAGGGCAATGACTTTGCAGAAATCATTTCTTGTGTCAGAGGCATAGTGGCTTCTCTGTATCTGATTATGGGGGACACGCATTCTTAAGTGTTGCCATCACAGGATTGTTGGCTAAATTGGCTTGCAATTCCCACTTCCTTCAAATCTTTCTTTCCCTCAAAACCTGTGCCTACCAGAGAATGCAACTCGACTTCGGGAAGACTTGcttattcacttttctttttttgccctgttatcttaaaatatcatgctttttttaaaaaaagattttatttatttatttgacagacagagatcacagtaggcagagaggcaggcagagagagagagggagaagcaggctccctgctgagcagagagcccgatgcagggcttgatcccaggaccctgagatcatgacctgagccgaaggcagaggctttaacccactgagccacccaggtgcccaatcatgcttctttttcaaagaaactaAGGAGAATCCCAGAAAACTTCCCAAAGGAGGTGACATTTGGCTTGTGCAAAATTTTGGCAAGTGTACAGGGACTTAAGTGTGGGAACTGCTTGAGAAAAGGCCAGGAAGTATGGCAGGTGTTTGTCCTGATGATGTTTCATTTGTTCCTCCACAtccattcttcatttttctccacccTGCTCTGCGTCCTGGGAGATGACAGTTAGGGACTGTACCAACAGACCTCCTTGTCCTACAGTTTCCAGTTGGGCGCAGGCAATGGAAGGCACCAGCAGAAGAGTGGCATTTTTTCATTCCCACTGTGGCAGCATCCCTCACCCAAAGGCCCACAGCTTCTGCCAGGTAATGGTTTTGTCCCTTCGGCCCTAGGAGTGCTAACAGATATCACACTATTTCTTACTGCTCTTCCAAAACTCTACCCACAGCTTTGAAAGAGCTGCTATATTAAGCTCTTCTTAAATTATCCGTTTTGagtgtgccatctgtttcctgccaGGTCCCTGATTGATGCACTGTGTTTAATTAATGGGTATTAGTTCAGACTAGTTGGAGCATGAAGTGTTGTGTGATGAAACAGCAAAACATTATGTAGGAACAGTAGGCGGAGAACAGATGGTGAAGGGGCTTGTCTTCCAGGCCAGGGAATGGGAACCTCAGAGGGTTTTAGACCAGGAGTGACATGCTCGAAGAAAACTAATTTGGCAGCTGCATGTAGAAGGGTTTAACATTCAGAGATGGGAAGACAAGTTAGGAGATGATTACAACTGCCCTTACAGGAAGATGTACTCTTTTGTAATTATCAGATTGGCAGAGCGCCAAAGATTTGATAGCACAGCACACTGATAAGGATGTAGAGAAGCAGTGCTCTCAGACATCGCTAGTGAGGGCATAAATTGTTAAACCTCTTTGAAAGGCAATTTGATAATATCTGTCAATATTGTAAATGATCATAAGCTATTGGTCCAGCAATTCCTCATTTAGGTGCTTAACCTACAGACAACATTGCACAaatgataaataatttatatgtaagACTATCCATTGTAGCATTTTTCTAATGGCTCGATATtggaacaacctaaatgtccatcactaGAGGCTGGTAAACAAGTATAGCACAGGGACACcagaatggctcagtgggttaagcctctgccttcggctgaggtcatgatctcagggtcctgggatcaagccccacatcgggctctctgctcagtggggagcctgcttccccgtctatgtctgcctgctgctcagcctacttgtgatctgtcaaataaatgaatgaaatcttaaaaaaaaaaaaaaaccaagtataGCAGAGCACAGTCCAtggaatggaatactatgcagcagtTAAAGAGAATGAAATTACCATGTCCTCACATGAGACGATAGCCTAATAGTTGACTTAATATGCTTCTATTTGGGTGGGAGGATAAAAGGGTATTTTTCACTTAAGtttataaatgcaaaaaaaaaaaacagaataaaggaaacagggaCAGGATGATTGCTCTCTGAAGAGAACTGAATGGCTAGGATCAAACAAAGGgagattttccttttattctaatCTTATCGTCCCTGTGCATAAATTACCTGCGTTAAAAAATCCACTGCACTGCCATCTTAGACTCAAACCTCTACCTTGAGAACAGTTCTAAAAATCAGACTATGTATAGCTTTCTTGGCGAAATAACACAACTGAAAAGTATTCaactaaaaacaataataatattatctTCACAATACAGCATTTGTTGAATGTTGAGCCTGCTTACCAGGAAAGTAAATGGCCTTGAATTGTCTTGCCTGGTCTTGTCAGTTCTTAAAGTTCAGAGTGAGTACAGTATCTGAAAAATTGGAAGACAGGTCTGTGACTAGTAACTGCATCCTTTTGTGACGGTTGCTGATCCAAGTAGGTAGTGGGCAGAGAGGTC from Meles meles chromosome 5, mMelMel3.1 paternal haplotype, whole genome shotgun sequence includes these protein-coding regions:
- the LOC123942173 gene encoding AP-2 complex subunit beta-like is translated as MNKDTGFRALAVRTTGCIWVDKITEDREPLRKCLKDEDPYVRKTAAVCVAKLRDINSQMVEDQGFLDSMWDLIADSNPVVVANAVAALSEISEPHPNSNLLDLNPQNINKLLTALNECTEWDQIFILDCLSSYNPKDDREAQSICERVTPRLSHANSAVALSAVKVLMKFLELLPKDSDYYNMLLKKSAPPLVTLLSGEPEVQYVALRNINLIVQKRPEILKQEIKVFFVKYNDPIYVKLEKLDIMIRLASQANIAQVLAELKEYATEVDVDFVRKAVRAIGRCAIKVQQSAERCVSTLLDLIQTKVNYVVQEAIVVIRDIFRKYPSKYESIIATLCENLDSLEEPDSRAAMIWIVGEYAERIDNADELLESFLEGFHDESTQVQLTLLTAIVKLFLKKPSETQELVQRVLSLATEDSDNPDLRDRGYIYWRLLSTDPVTAKEVVLSEKPLISEETDLIEPTLLDELICHIGSLASAYHKPPNAFVEGSHGIHRKHLPIHHGSTDAGDSPVGTTTATNLEQPQVIPSQGDLLGDLLNLDLGPPVNVPQVSSMQMGAVDLLGGGLDSLVGQSFIPSSVPATFAPSPTPAVVSSGLNDLFELSTGIGMAPGGYVAPKAVWLPAVKAKGLEICGTFTHCQGHIYTEMNFTNKALQHMTDFAIQFNKNSFGVIPSTPLAIHTPVMPNQSIDVSLPLNTLGPVMKMEPLNNLQVAVKNNIDAFYFSCLIPLNVLFVEDGKMERQVFLATWKDIPNENELQFQIKECHLNADTVSSKLRNNNVYTIAKRNVEGQDMLYQSLKLTNGIWIWAELRIQPGNPNYTLLLKCRAPEVSQYTYQVYDSVLKN